The following is a genomic window from Pseudomonas lurida.
GGGAGCGGTGCCGATGCTGGTGCTGATCTGCAGCTTGTCCTGGAACACATGGGACGACAGCAGGTAGTTGGCGACCACCAGCGAGTTCACTGCACCTTCCACATGCCCTTGGGCGAGCAACTCCGATGCCTTGAAAGTGTCGCTGGCGTCCACCAGTTGGACCCGCGGAAAGTCGCGGCGCAAGAACGGTTCGAGAGGGTTGCCTGCAGTGATTGCCAGGCGCTTGCCGGCCATCTCCTCCAGGCTCGAGGGCGCGCCGACCTCTTTGCGTGTCAGCAGCACATAGGAGTTTTCCAGGTAGGGACGGCTGAAGTTCAGTTGCGCTTCCCGTTCCGTGCTCGGCACGATTGCGCCGATGATGTCGATCTTGCCGGTGTCCACCTGTTCGATCATCGCGTTTACGTCACGTCCACGCTGAATCTCGAAACGCAGCCCCGTGCGCAGGCGAATCAGTTCCAGCAGGTCGGCGGTGATGCCACGGAAATTGCCATCGGCGTCGAAGAAGGTCAGGGGGGCGAACGTTTCGTTCACGATCACTTTGACCACCGGATGATCGGTCAACCAACGTTCCTCTCGTTGGCTCAGTTGCAGCTTCTCGTCGGTGAGCAGGATGTCGCTGCCCGCGCTCCAGCGCTTGGCGATCGCGTCGCGTTCGGCGGTAGGCACGGCTGTCAGGACCGCGTCGACGATACTCAGGAGGGTGCGCTGGTGATTGGGCAAGGCAAAGCCGAACCCATAGGCTTCGTGCTTGCCGAAGTTGGCCATGCGGATGTTCTTGAGGTAGCCCTTGTTGATCATGTAATGGGTGGAAATGGTATCGCCGAGGAACACGTCGGCCTGGTCGAATGCCACCGCATTCAAGGCGTTCTGATAAGAGGGGTAGGCGCGGATGATCGCCTCGGGGTACAACTTTTTCACCTCATCCAGGGGCAGGTAGTGGTAGACCAGGGCCAAGCGCATCCCGGCCAGGCCATCATTCAGGCTGCGGGTTTCTCCTTCGCGGGTCACCAGTACCGGCTGGTCCACGGCGTACGGTTCGGACACGCTGAGATTCGGGTTCGCTGCCTCGAAGCCGTTCGAGGTGCCCAATAAATCAATGTCTCCCTTTTCCAGGGCGCGGATGGCGTCCTCTCGGGAAGGGTAGCGCAACACTTTCACCGGCAAGGCCAGCGACTTGGCCAGCAAACCGGCGTAATCGGCGGTGAGCCCTTCATAGTCGTGACCACTGGACGTCAGGTCGAAGGGAGGGTAGTCAGGCGATGCGGTGCCTAGCACCAGTTCGCGCTTGTTTTGCAGCCATTGGCGTTGTGCCTTGTTCAGGTGGGTTTCCAGTTGAACCGAGCCGGCGCGGCTCAACAAGGTGAAATGTTCCGGGCCCGTTTGATGGTTCGCGAGCACGGCGGTGCTGAAGCACAAACCGGCACTCAATGTAATCAGATAGTCCTTTATACGCCTGGGCATCCGCTTTCTCACACTAGCGCGTTTCGTTTTGCCATCTCGATAAGTTCTACCAAGGATTTGGCTTGAAGTTTCTGCATCAGCCTCTTTTTATAGGTGCTTACTGTTTTGTTGCTCAGAAACATACCTTTGGCAATTTCCTTGTTCGTGCGACCTTGTGCAAAAAGTTGCAACACCATTAGTTCCCGGTCGTTGACGGTCTTGAACAATTCAAGTTCCTGGAATTCCACGCCATCGACACCACTGGTCGTCAATGCCTGGCTGGGGAAGTAGTTGTAGCCGGACAACACCGCGCGGATAGCGCTCAGCAACTCGCTCAGGTCGCCTTCCTTGCACACGTAGCCATCGGCGCCCGAGCGCATGCAGCGTGTGGCGAAGAGCGTGGGGGACTGGGCCGTCAGGATCAGGGTTTTCATCGGCGTATTCATCGCGTTGAATCGGCAGAGCACTTCGAGCCCATCCAGCTTGGGAATACTGATATCAAGGATGATCAGGTCAGGCTGGCATTCGCGGACCATTTGAATGGCGTCGCATCCGTTATCCGTTTCGCCCACCACTTTGTAGCCTTCGTGCTCCAGCAACATACGGATGGCAAGCCGTATAACCGGGTGGTCGTCGATAATAAAAACTGAGTTCATGATCACATTCCGTGCAAGTGCAAATAAAGCGGGCACATTAGCTCAGAAGAGGAGGCAGGCGCATGAGCGCAGGGGGGAACAGATATAAAACAGGAAAAGTCCTACATTAAAAAAGGTAAAGGCCTACCGGTTACTGAGGCTTTGTGCACCGATCTGTCAGGGGTTTGAAAATGCGTCGGTTAGATCGTGCTGCCAGGGAACTAAGTGGCGTGTTCCAGGCAACTTTCCCAGGGTAATAATGTTTAAAGTCCTACATTTTTAACCTGAGTAAGGGGCAGATCAAGCGTGCAAGTTCGTCTTTGTTCAACGGCTTGGATAAATAGCCAAGCAGCGGCAAGCCACGTTCCACGGCTTGTGCGATCAGGTTGGCGAGTTCCACCACAGGCAACCCGCTCAACAGGATGGCGGTCGTGGTAAAGCGTCGGCGACTGGCGATTTCTATCAGCTCGAGCCCCGGCAGGTCGGGCAGGCATTGGTCGCACAGGATGATGTCGAAGGGCACCTGCGCCCGCGACATCAAACGGATCGCCTGTTCGGCGCTGTCGGCCGGGGTCACCCGTGCAAAGCCGAAGCTCCTGAGCAGGTACTGGGTCGCTAGGAGTTGAAACGGATGATCCTCCACCAGCAGGATATGAAGCGGGTAACTGGGCATTGGGAGCACACGGTGAGTCAAGCGTCGATGAAGGGCGTGTAGGAACAGTTCTTTTGGGTCGCCCGGAGCGTGCGTGATTATTCATCGTGTGCTTGTGCGAATTCGATCAGGCCGCTCTGTTCCCTTCGTAGGTCGATTCCTTTCAGGGAACAGGCCGCTTGATCGTGCGCGTTATTGCGGGCTGGAACGCCCGGTCATTTCGCGTGCCATCTCGGTGGCATAGCTGTCGGTCATGCCCGCGATAAAGTCGATCATGCGCAGGAACGAGGCGTGCAAAGGCCATTCAGGGTTCGGCGCGTTGTTGCCCAGCAGGTCGAGAATGCGCCGGTTCTTGAACGACGGCGTGCGCCCACCATGCTGCTCCAGCGCCGCCCCGCAAAAGGCGTTCAACAGGATTTCCAGGGTGGTGTAGGCGCCGATCTCATGCAGGGTCTTGCGCTTGTCCTGGAAGATCTTCTTGCGGGCCATGTCCTTGGCGTCCAGTACGCAGCGTTTGGCCGGGCCATGCATGTGCTCGACCAGATCGCCGGGCAGGGTGCCGGCAAGCAAGGCATCCTGTTGTTCGACGAAGGCACTTGCCGCAGCGTTGGTCAGGTGTTCGATGGCCTTGCCGCGCAGGATTGCCAGTTTGCGTCGGCGCGAGTCCTGGGCACCGAGTTGGCGGTAGGTCTGTGGCAGGTCATCGCCCACCAGGTTGAGCAGCAGCGACTCGACTTCGGCATATTCCAGCAACTCCATTTCCAGGCCATCTTCCAGGTCGATCAAGGCGTAGCAGATGTCGTCCGCCGCCTCCATCAGATACACCAGCGGATGCCGCGCCCAGCGCTGTTCCTCGAGTTGCGGCAGGCCGAGCTTATGGGCGATCTGCTCGAGAATCGGCAGTTCACTCTGGTAACAGCCGAACTTGTGTTTCTTGTAGCCCAGGGAGTCAGCGTGGCGGGCGGTCCAGGGGTATTTCAGGTACGTGCCGAGGGTGGCGTAGGTCAGCCGCGTACCGCCGTCGAACTGGTGGTATTCCAGTTGGGTCAGCACACGGAAGCCTTGGGCGTTGCCTTCGAAATTGAGGAAGTCATTGCGCTCGGCACTGCTCATGTCGTCCAGCCAGCCGCGTCCGGCAGCCTGTTGGAACCAGTGGCGGATGGCATCTTCGCCGGAGTGCCCGAACGGCGGGTTGCCGATGTCATGGGCCAGGCAGGCGGACTGCACCACCATGCCCAGGTCGCTCGGGTCACACCAGTCGGGGAGGGCACTGCGCAGGGTTTCGCCGACGCGCATGCCCAGCGAGCGACCCACACAGCTCACTTCCAGCGAGTGGGTCAGGCGTGTATGGATGTGATCGTTGCTGGAGACCGGGTGCACTTGGGTCTTGCGGCCCAGGCGACGGAATGCGCCGGAGAAGATAATACGGTCATGGTCTTTGTGAAACGGGCTACGCCCCAGTTCTTCCGGGCTGTGCAGCGGTTTGCCTAGACGTTCGCGAGTCAGCAGGGTGGGCCAATCCAAGGCGGTTACTCTCCGTGCGGTGAATGACCCTCCCAGCTTCCCGGTTCAGCGCGGCCTGGGCAAGCGAAAATCTACAGCCCGGCCGCGTCGATATCGATTAACAGCAAACGCTGACCGTTATCGAAGAATTGTCCGGCGGTAAGGCAATACTGGTTGGTGGTTGCATCACGGTAGGTCGAGGACAGGGTCAGGCGGCGCTCCTCCCACCCTTCGGCCAACAGGTGGTAGAAGTACGGGCGCCACGACCAGTTATGGCCCAGGTAGCGGCTGTCGGCCTGCCAGGCGTCCTGGCGCCATTCGAAATTGGGCGTCAGCTGGGTGCCATGCCGGTCGCACTGGTAAAAGCGCAGCAGCCAGGGAAAGGCGGGTAACTGGGGCAGTTTGCTCAACGGCGCCTGCGCCTGGGCCCAGGTTTGCAGGATCTTCATCAGTTCGGCCAACTGGTGGCGCAGTTGCATGATGCGCCCGCGCTCGGCCAGTTTTTGCTGCACATAGGCGCTGCGCAACTGCGCAAAGCGCGGCACGAAGGCGTCGGCGGCAAACCAGTCCAACTGCGCCTGGGCGAACAGGTAGCCCTGCACGTAGCGCGAGCCGCACTCCAGGGCGAAGTTCAGCTGTGCTTCGGTCTCTACGCCCTCGGCAATAATCCAGCACCCGGTCTTCTCCGCCATTTGCGCCAGTGCGCGCACCACTTCACTGCTCGGTCCGCCTCGAGCGGCCTCCTGGAACAGGCGCATGTCCAGCTTGAGAATATCCGGCTGCAGCGCCAGCACCCGGTCGAGTTGGGAATAGCCTGCGCCAAAGTCGTCGATGGCGATGCGCGCACCGGCTTCGCGATAACGCACCACCACGTCAGCCAGGCGCTGGATGTCGCCCCCCAGTTCGGTGATCTCGAACACGATGCGCCGTGGGTCGACGCCATGGTTGTGGATCTGCTTGAGGCTTGGCAGGGCTTGCCCCGGGCGCAGGCGGTTGATCCAGCGTGGCGAGATGTTCAGGCTCAGGAACCAGTCTTCGGGCGCTTCATGCAAACGGCTCAGCGCGTTGTCGCGGATCTGCCGATCGAGACGCCGCAAGGTCACGCCCGGCGTGCGCGGGTCGGCGAATAGCGGGCCCACGGACTGCAGGCGGCCGTCAGCCTGGCGCAGACGGCCCAGGGCCTCGACGCCGGCGATGCGGCCGGTGGCGGTGTCGATAAACGGCTGGAAGCAGGCGAGCGGTTGCCCGTCGATCACGGGGCCTCCTTAAGAGCGGTGGCGAAAAAAAGGCCCGGCCCTCGAAAACGAGGGCCGGGCCGATTCTGTTAGCAAGAATGCAGCCAGCCAGGCTCAACTTTTGCGCGAAGTGCCCTGCATGGCCAGTTTGATCAGTGGAATCAAGCCGGCACCCAGGCGCACCATGCGCGTCAGGCTGCCGATGCCGCCACCCTTGGCGCCTTTGCCGGTGAAGAAACCCATCAGCGTCACGGCCGCCACGCCCCACAGCGGCGCGTGCTTGATCCCCAGGCTGTCCTGCCAGTTCTGGCCCATGTTGCGGACCTTGTTCAGGGGCAGCATCAATTGCTGGGACTCGTGGCGGATTTCCTGGCGGTGCATTTCCATGCGCAGGCGAATCAACGCCTTGCGCATTTCCCGCCGTGAAGTGTTTTGAGGCATTTCAGTCAGGCTCATGGCAGCAGGCGCTCCCGGTCATTGGCCAGTTCTTCGAGGGTGGCGTGGAACGGCGTGGACTCATCGAACACCGCCGCTTTCAGGCGCACCCCGCAGAACGCTGCGGCCAGGCTGTAGAACACGCAGAGGCAGATGATCCCGGTGAGGCGGTAGCCGGTGTCCCACACCAGGATCATCACCAGTGTCGACAACCCCACCAGCAACAGCAGTGCAAACACCAGCGCCAAGCCGGCAAACAGCAGCAGGCTGACGGTGCGGGCCTTCTGTTCCTGCAACTCGATGCCAAACAATTCGACGTGGCTGTGCAGCAAGCCCAGCACGGCCGCGCCCAGACGCCTTGAGGTAGTACCTGTGGCCGAGCCAGTTTCGCCGATAGACATGATTAGCGCCTTGTGGCCAGCAGGCCGATCAGAAAGCCCACGCCGGCGGCAATGCCCACCGACTGCCAAGGGTTGGCCTGCACGTAGTCTTCGGTCGCGGTGACCGCTGCCTGGCCGCGTTCGCGCAGGGAATCTTCAGTCTGCTTGAGGGTTTCGCGGGCCTGCAACAGCGTGTCGTGAATCTTGGCCCGCAACTCATCGGCTTGGTCGCCGGCCAGGACCTTGGTGTCGTCCAGCAACCTTTCGGTGTCAGTCACCAGGGTTTGAAAATCCGCCATCAGTATTTCTTGAGCAGTCTTTGCAGTTCTTCTGGCCATGGTTATCTCCGTGATTGGCTGATCTGTACGTCTGTTTTCGAGTCACCGGCGTCGGTGAAGGTTCAGTTCAATTCTCTGGTACAGCTTTTGCTTTGCCTTGGTGCGCAGGCCCCGGGGCCTGCGCTGAATCCGGGCGGCCCTGGGCAATGCCTTGAAAAACCTTACCCTAAATAACTGAAACTCGCGGAAAAACCCTCTCGGCAAGGGCCTATTGTGTTGATCGCTGCGCTAAAGCGGTTCACACCCTCTGAAGAGGGGTGGGGCCGGTGGGGCCAATTTAGTGCGCGCAACCTGGGCTTGAACCGCTTTGGTGCTTTTTGCCCTGACTGCAGGCCTGCCAACCTCCATGGAAAATTTGCAAAGTGCAGTGGACACGCTCGTCCATAGTTCCAACACCCTGTTTATCCTGATCGGTGCGGTCATGGTCCTGGCCATGCACGCAGGCTTTGCGTTCCTGGAAGTCGGTACGGTGCGCCAGAAGAACCAGGTCAACGCCTTGTCGAAAATCCTCAGCGACTTCGCCATCTCGACCCTGGCCTATTTCTTTATAGGCTATTGGATCTCCTACGGGGTGAGCTTCATGCAACCGGCGGCGGTGATCAGTGCCGACCATGGTTACGCTCTGGTGAAGTTTTTCTTCCTGCTGACCTTTGCGGCGGCAATCCCGGCGATCATTTCCGGAGGTATCGCCGAGCGCGCCCGGTTTGCACCGCAGCTCTGCGCGACGGCACTGATCGTAGCGTTTATCTACCCGTTTTTCGAAGGCATGGTGTGGAACGGCAACTTTGGCCTGCAGGCCTGGCTGCTCGCGACGTTTGGCGCCAGTTTCCATGATTTCGCCGGCTCGGTGGTGGTCCACGCCATGGGCGGCTGGCTGGCGCTGGCGGCGGTGTTGTTGCTCGGCCCACGCAACGGGCGTTACCGGGAAGGACGCCTGGTAGCGTTTGCGCCGTCGAGCATTCCGTTCCTGGCATTGGGCTCGTGGATCCTGATCGTTGGCTGGTTCGGCTTCAACGTGATGAGCGCGCAGACGTTGAACGGCGTCAGTGGACTGGTGGCGGTCAACTCGCTGATGGCGATGGTGGGTGGCACCGTTGCCGCGTTGATCATCGGCCGCAATGACCCAGGCTTCCTGCATAACGGCCCGTTGGCCGGCCTGGTTGCGATCTGCGCCGGTTCCGACCTGATGCACCCGGTGGGGGCGCTGGTCACGGGCGCCGTTGCCGGTGGGTTGTTTGTATGGTTTTTCATCGCTGCCCAGGATCGCTGGAAGATCGACGATGTACTCGGTGTGTGGCCCCTGCATGGCCTGTGCGGCGTGTGGGGCGGCATCGCTTGCGGCATTTTCGGCCAGGCGGCCCTGGGCGGGTTGGGCGGCGTCAGCCTGATCAGCCAGTTGATCGGCACGGCCCTTGGCGTGCTGGTGGCATTGGTGGGCGGCCTGCTGGTGTACGGCGTGATCAAGCGCGTGCATGGGCTGCGCCTGAGCCAGGAAGAGGAGTACTACGGCGCGGACCTGTCGATCCACAAGATCGGCGCGGTCAGTCAGGATTGATCGGCGCTTCGTCCGGTGCGTTCGGGTGTGAGTAAAAGCCGTGCAGCAGGCGATAGCGGTTCTGCCGCACTTCATCGACTCGCGCCTGTACTTGCTCGTCCGTCAGGCCCAGCAGGATCAAGGCGTGGGAGGCGAGCATCAGGCTCGATTCCAACAACTCGGGCACCACTTCGCTGGCGCCCGCCGCTTTCAGCTCGGCGAGCTGGCTGTCGTCGCGGGTGCGCACCAAGATCGGCACCTCGGCGTTGATCCGGCGCGCCTCTTTGAGCACCGCCAGGGCGACATCGCTGTTGTCCACCGCAACCACCACCAGCCGCGCGCGCTCCACGCCGACCGCGCTGAGCAGGGCGCCGCGCCGACAGTCGCCGTAATGCACGCTGCTGTCTTCGGTGGCCGCTTCCTGTACCCGTTCAGGGTCGTCATCCAGGGCGATATACGCCTGTTGTTCCTTGCGCAGAAAACGCCCGATCGATTGGCCGACGCGTCCATAGCCGCAGATCACCGCGTGCCCGCGTAACTCGGCGTTCAGTGCAGTGATTTCTTCCAGCTGCACTTGCTGGTTGGGCTTGCGGTGCAGGCGCAGGGCAATGCCCGGCGCGGCGCGCAATAGCAGTGGCGTCAGTAGCATTGAGCAGAAGGTGGCCGCGAGCAGCAACCCGTTGAATTCGTCGGGGATCAACCGGCTCTGCTGCATCTGCGCCATCAAGGCAAAACAGAACTCGCCGCCCTGGGCGAGTGCCAGGCCACTGCGCCAAGCGGTTTCACTGTCACTGCCGCGCAGCCTGACCAGCGCGGCCACCACGCAGCCTTTGACGAGCATGAGTGTCAGGGTGAAGCCGAGGATCAGCAGGCTATGGCTGACAAACAGTTGCAGGTCGATGAGCATGCCGATGCTGACGAAAAACAGCCCCAGCAAGATGTCGCGAAACGGGCGGATATCCGCCTCGATCTGATGGCGGTAGTGGCTTTCTCCCAACAACATGCCGGCCAGGAAAGCCCCGAGGGCAGGGGAGAGCCCCAGCAGGTGGGTGAGCCAGGCGGTGAGCAACACGATCACCAGTGCCAGCAGCACAAACAGCTCCGCCGAATGGGAGGCGGCGACCTCATGAAACAAGCGCGGCAGCAGCCAGCGACTGGCGAGCAGCAGCCCTATGAACAGCACCACGGTCTTGCCCAAGGTCAGCGGCAGTGCCCAATACCAGGCTTGTTCGCCGGTGCCAGCAAACACCGGCACCAGGGTCAGCAGCAACACCGCCACCACATCCTGGAACAGCAATACGCCAATGGCGTTCTGGCCATGGCTGCTGAAGATTTCCCCTAGGCTGGTCAGCTCCTTGCTGACGATGGCCGTGGATGACAATGCCAGCCCCGCACCCAACAACAGCGCAATACCCGGCGCTACACCCAGGGTCATCAGCAACAGCCCCAGCAGGGCGGCGCAACCCAACACCTGCAAGCTGCCCAGGCCAAACACCACGCGGCGCAGGGCGAGCATCTTCGTCAGGGAAAACTCCAGGCCCAGGGAGAACAGCAGGAACACCACGCCCAGTTCGGCAAGGTCGGGCAGCTCTTCGCTGTCATTCACCCAGTCGAGTGCGGTGGGCCCCACGGCCAGGCCGACGCACAGGTAGCCCAGCACGGGCGGCAACTGCAGTCGGCGAAACAGCGCAATGACCACCAGGGATGAGGCCAGAATGATCAGCAGGTTGGCAAACACACGCATCTCCGTTGCAAGGGGGCAGGCAAAAAGCCGCGAGAATCGCTGAATCAGTTATAGGCCATGCTGACCTGGGTCAGGGTTTTTGTGAGGGTGGGCTTCACGCCGCCACCGGGCTTAGAATGTTGGCCTACTTTCTCATCAGGTCCATTCGCCATGCTTCCTGAATGCCAGCTATTGGGCACCCTGGGTTGCCATCTTTGTGAGATTGCCGAAGCCGAGATCATGCCGCTCGTCGATAACGGGTTGCTCGTTGAACTGGTGGATATTACCGATCCCGAAGACCTGACCGACGTCTACGGCCTGCGGATTCCGGTACTGCGCCGGGTGGACACCGGGGCGGAACTGGATTGGCCGTTCGACACACAACAGGTGGTGGCCTTCCTTCGTTGAGCGTTATGCGATGGCAGGTTTCCAAATATTAAGTTACTGTATGTTTGTACAGCGATTGAATAGAGGGAACGCCCGTGGTGAATGTCGAACAACTGAAAAGCAGCGTCAATCGCATGTCCGCCGACGTCGTGCGCGATGCGGTGAACGAGCTGCGCCTCGATGGCCTGGTCACGGAAGGCAAGACGCCGTTCAACAAAGTGCATTTCAATACCTGCTTCGCCGAGATCGAGGCGCTGTTCCAGCGCGCCGGTTACCACAAGCAATTGGATGTGGTGGGCTACCAGGGCTTGTTGTACGCGCTGTACGATCCGGGCCGCTGGGAAGCGGTGGATGTGCTGCGTTGGCTCAAGGAATTCACAGACGCCGCCAGTGCCTCGAAGGTCTTGCGGGCGGAGTTGGCCAAGGCCTGATATCCGCCCTAGGCTCGATCGCGCTCCATGCGGGATAATGCCTGCCTGTTTTTTTCCAGGCTTCGAGCAATTCCATGTCCATATCCGGTTTTTCCGCGTCCCAGCACCAAGCCAGTACCTTGTACCTGCCGCCCGGTTCCTGGGCGACGGTGCTCGATTGCCTGTGCGAGCACTTCCCGGCGATTGCCCGTGAACACTGGCTGGACCGCATCGCCCGCGGCCGGGTGCTGGACATCAACGGCAGCCCGATCAGCCAGGACCTGGCCTACAAGGAAGGCCTGTGCATCTATTACTTTCGCGAAGTGCCCAACGAGAAAGTCATCCCGGTGCAGGAAACCATCCTGTATGCCGACGAGCACCTGGTGGTGGCCGACAAACCGCATTTCCTGCCCGTGACTCCGGCCGGTGAATACGTCGAGCAAACCTTGCTGCGCCGCCTGATTCGTCGTCTGGACAATCCGTCGCTGGTGCCCCTGCACCGCATTGACCGGCATACGGCGGGGTTGGTGCTGTTCTCGGCCAACCCGGCCAGCCGCTCGGCTTATCAGCAACTGTTTCCCACCCGCCAGATCGACAAGTTCTACGAGGCCATCGCGCCCGCCCTGCCACACCTGACCTTTCCCCTGGTGCATAAGAGCCGCCTGGTGGATGGCGAGCCGTTCTTCCGCATGCAGGAAGGTCCCGGCGCCAGTAACACCGAAACGGCTGTGGAGGTGCGGGAACAGCACGGTGATCTGTGGCGATACGGCCTGTTCCCGGTCACTGGCAAGAAGCACCAGCTGCGCGTGCACATGACCGCACTCGGCGCGAGTATCTGCAACGATCCGTTCTACCCCGACGTGATCAAGGACGCCGTGGACGATTACACCAACCCGCTGAAACTGCTGGCCCAGGGCGTACGTTTTATCGACCCGGTCACCGGTGTCGAACGCAGCTTCCGCAGCCAGATCACCCTCGACTGGTAACCCTCAGAAACGACAAGGCCCGCGCGAGGCGGGCCTTGTGGACAAGCGCTAAGACTTACAGGTCTTTAACGGTGCGAACCTGATCTTTGTTGATACGGGTGCGCTTGCCGTCAAGTTGTTCGAATTCGTAGAAACCCGAATCTTCGTTGTATTTCGGGGTGTCGACGGCCTGGATTTCGCGCCCGTCATTCAGGGTGATCACTGTTGGCGAGGCGCAACCGGCGAGGGTGGCGAGGCCCAGTGCAAGCATGAGAGCGGCGATGGTCCGTTGAGTCATGAGTTCGTCTCCGAGAGAATTCTTTTAAATAGCTGACCTTGTGACGCATACGGCGTCGACAAAGTTCCTTGTGCGAGGTTCATTCTGACACGCCCGACGGCGTCTGTAACAGCTCTGGCGTATTAAGGTTGGCCAGGCGCGGGTCATCCGCCGGGCACTCCAGGCCCACGCCGCCCAGTTGCAGGAAGATCTTGCGCGGGCTGCGCTCACCGGCGTGCCAGGCGCTTTGCACTGCGTCCCGCAGGGCGGTCGGGACGCTGCAGATCAGCGGTTCCCAGAACTGGCCATGGCGTACCATCACCGGTTGTCGCGGGTGGCGCCGCGCGGTCTCGCGCAGGTTGGCGAGCAGGTCGGCGTCGATCTGCGGCACATCGCACGGCAATACCAACAGGTGCGCGTGGCGCGCGACGTCGAGCCCGGCGCGGATGCCTGCGAGTGGGCCTGGAAAGTCCGGACTGTCGTCGCTGACCAGTTGGTCGGCATACGGCGCGTACCGGTCATGGTTGCGGTTGCACGAGATGATCAAATCGTCTGTGAGCGGGCGCACCAGGCGCTGCAAGTGCGCGATCAAGGGCAGGCCACGCCAGTCGAGCAAGCCTTTGTCCTGGCCGCCCATGCGCTGGCCGCGCCCCCCGGACAGCAGCAGAATCGAGCAGGGCAGGGGTGAAGAATCAATCGACATGGCGGTTCCGCTGCGGCAGGTAAATAGGGGCCTGTGATATAACATCGGGCTGTTCCTTCGACAACCGGACCGTGCCATGAAAGCCAAGGCAGATGCGCCCTTCGTACCCCTGAATATTGCTGTATTGACCGTCAGCGACACCCGCACCCTCGAAACCGATACCTCCGGGCAGGTCTTCGTCGACCGCCTCACTGCCGCCGGCCACAACCTGGCCGAGCGCGTGCTGCTCAAGGACGACCTCTACAAGATCCGCGCCCAGGTTGCCCACTGGATCG
Proteins encoded in this region:
- a CDS encoding response regulator transcription factor; this encodes MNSVFIIDDHPVIRLAIRMLLEHEGYKVVGETDNGCDAIQMVRECQPDLIILDISIPKLDGLEVLCRFNAMNTPMKTLILTAQSPTLFATRCMRSGADGYVCKEGDLSELLSAIRAVLSGYNYFPSQALTTSGVDGVEFQELELFKTVNDRELMVLQLFAQGRTNKEIAKGMFLSNKTVSTYKKRLMQKLQAKSLVELIEMAKRNALV
- a CDS encoding response regulator, translating into MPSYPLHILLVEDHPFQLLATQYLLRSFGFARVTPADSAEQAIRLMSRAQVPFDIILCDQCLPDLPGLELIEIASRRRFTTTAILLSGLPVVELANLIAQAVERGLPLLGYLSKPLNKDELARLICPLLRLKM
- a CDS encoding deoxyguanosinetriphosphate triphosphohydrolase; the protein is MDWPTLLTRERLGKPLHSPEELGRSPFHKDHDRIIFSGAFRRLGRKTQVHPVSSNDHIHTRLTHSLEVSCVGRSLGMRVGETLRSALPDWCDPSDLGMVVQSACLAHDIGNPPFGHSGEDAIRHWFQQAAGRGWLDDMSSAERNDFLNFEGNAQGFRVLTQLEYHQFDGGTRLTYATLGTYLKYPWTARHADSLGYKKHKFGCYQSELPILEQIAHKLGLPQLEEQRWARHPLVYLMEAADDICYALIDLEDGLEMELLEYAEVESLLLNLVGDDLPQTYRQLGAQDSRRRKLAILRGKAIEHLTNAAASAFVEQQDALLAGTLPGDLVEHMHGPAKRCVLDAKDMARKKIFQDKRKTLHEIGAYTTLEILLNAFCGAALEQHGGRTPSFKNRRILDLLGNNAPNPEWPLHASFLRMIDFIAGMTDSYATEMAREMTGRSSPQ
- a CDS encoding EAL domain-containing protein, with protein sequence MIDGQPLACFQPFIDTATGRIAGVEALGRLRQADGRLQSVGPLFADPRTPGVTLRRLDRQIRDNALSRLHEAPEDWFLSLNISPRWINRLRPGQALPSLKQIHNHGVDPRRIVFEITELGGDIQRLADVVVRYREAGARIAIDDFGAGYSQLDRVLALQPDILKLDMRLFQEAARGGPSSEVVRALAQMAEKTGCWIIAEGVETEAQLNFALECGSRYVQGYLFAQAQLDWFAADAFVPRFAQLRSAYVQQKLAERGRIMQLRHQLAELMKILQTWAQAQAPLSKLPQLPAFPWLLRFYQCDRHGTQLTPNFEWRQDAWQADSRYLGHNWSWRPYFYHLLAEGWEERRLTLSSTYRDATTNQYCLTAGQFFDNGQRLLLIDIDAAGL
- a CDS encoding phage holin family protein → MSIGETGSATGTTSRRLGAAVLGLLHSHVELFGIELQEQKARTVSLLLFAGLALVFALLLLVGLSTLVMILVWDTGYRLTGIICLCVFYSLAAAFCGVRLKAAVFDESTPFHATLEELANDRERLLP
- a CDS encoding DUF883 family protein is translated as MARRTAKTAQEILMADFQTLVTDTERLLDDTKVLAGDQADELRAKIHDTLLQARETLKQTEDSLRERGQAAVTATEDYVQANPWQSVGIAAGVGFLIGLLATRR
- a CDS encoding ammonium transporter; the protein is MENLQSAVDTLVHSSNTLFILIGAVMVLAMHAGFAFLEVGTVRQKNQVNALSKILSDFAISTLAYFFIGYWISYGVSFMQPAAVISADHGYALVKFFFLLTFAAAIPAIISGGIAERARFAPQLCATALIVAFIYPFFEGMVWNGNFGLQAWLLATFGASFHDFAGSVVVHAMGGWLALAAVLLLGPRNGRYREGRLVAFAPSSIPFLALGSWILIVGWFGFNVMSAQTLNGVSGLVAVNSLMAMVGGTVAALIIGRNDPGFLHNGPLAGLVAICAGSDLMHPVGALVTGAVAGGLFVWFFIAAQDRWKIDDVLGVWPLHGLCGVWGGIACGIFGQAALGGLGGVSLISQLIGTALGVLVALVGGLLVYGVIKRVHGLRLSQEEEYYGADLSIHKIGAVSQD
- a CDS encoding cation:proton antiporter — translated: MRVFANLLIILASSLVVIALFRRLQLPPVLGYLCVGLAVGPTALDWVNDSEELPDLAELGVVFLLFSLGLEFSLTKMLALRRVVFGLGSLQVLGCAALLGLLLMTLGVAPGIALLLGAGLALSSTAIVSKELTSLGEIFSSHGQNAIGVLLFQDVVAVLLLTLVPVFAGTGEQAWYWALPLTLGKTVVLFIGLLLASRWLLPRLFHEVAASHSAELFVLLALVIVLLTAWLTHLLGLSPALGAFLAGMLLGESHYRHQIEADIRPFRDILLGLFFVSIGMLIDLQLFVSHSLLILGFTLTLMLVKGCVVAALVRLRGSDSETAWRSGLALAQGGEFCFALMAQMQQSRLIPDEFNGLLLAATFCSMLLTPLLLRAAPGIALRLHRKPNQQVQLEEITALNAELRGHAVICGYGRVGQSIGRFLRKEQQAYIALDDDPERVQEAATEDSSVHYGDCRRGALLSAVGVERARLVVVAVDNSDVALAVLKEARRINAEVPILVRTRDDSQLAELKAAGASEVVPELLESSLMLASHALILLGLTDEQVQARVDEVRQNRYRLLHGFYSHPNAPDEAPINPD
- a CDS encoding glutaredoxin family protein codes for the protein MLPECQLLGTLGCHLCEIAEAEIMPLVDNGLLVELVDITDPEDLTDVYGLRIPVLRRVDTGAELDWPFDTQQVVAFLR